CTGTCCTTGGCCTCCTCCTGCCCTAAAGGTTATGCTTCCCGTCGCGGGAGTCAAAGGGACGAGCAGGAAACGGAGCGCCAAAGACCCATTTCCTgtcgggggagagagctgatgactTGTCAACCATCTCCCTGGCAAGCTTTCAGCCACAGAGCAGCGGGGCTCAACGGCTAAAGCGGAGGGAGATCCGGAGACTTTTTTGAGCCCTcgaggctgggcctggggctcTTCCAGGAAGTGGTTTGCCAGTCTTTGGAGGACCCAGGCCAGCTGGGAAAGCCTGACGGAGACTTTCGTGGGTCTGCTTCACTTCAGAACCTCGAGCGGGGCCCCGCGGGGGTGAGGAGGGCAGGCCGATACTTTGCAGCCGGGAGAGGCcgggagcagagaagtgacttgccggctCATCGGGTGAGTCTGGGGGTCCCGGGAGCACGCTCCCGCCGGAGGCATGTGGAGCCTGGAAGGGGCAAGCTGGGTTTAGTTCAGTTCTTACTCCGCTTTGTTGCTCTCGACTGGTGGAAACTCTGGTCTTGCTGGAGCAGCATCGGGGTACGGGGAGCAAGGGGAAGCAGTCCGCAGCAGTgtgctctgccaactctgtctccccctcctccagagaCCCCAGAGGACAATTCTCCACAAAGGCCCAATCTTGGCTCCTTCCTGAGGCTGCCTAAAGGACCCCCTGAAAACAGAGGTGTTTCAGACTGGGCTGCGTCTTCCCTCCCAACGACAGTTCACACGCAGAGGCGGCAAAATGGGTCTGACCTCCAAGGGTGGTTAGAAGAATCCCAGTTCAAGGGTGGGGGTACCAGAGGGAAATCCCGGAGGGACTTCTAGGCCTCAACCGCAGCTGGGATTGAGTGCGATGGACTGAACCTCCATGGGCAGACCCTACTGGACCTGACAATAGGTAGGGACccgagaagagaaagagagagcgagcgagagcgTAGAAATCCTAGGTGTGCAGGGAAGATCAAAAACGGTCTTTCCGGAGAGTTGGAACCAGTCCCTTCCTGCAGAAATCAGTCCTCACCCTTCCTTCCAGAGGCCTAGAGAGAAGTTTAGTTGCCTTGAGAAATTGGAGAGCTCTCCCAGAAATCTTGGTCTGAGGAGAAGCATTAGAGCctaggagggtgatggggagacgGGAGCAGATCTAAGGACATCAGGGAaaacgtccccctctgccttcctctccAACTCACCGTCCTGGCCCATCTCATCACCTTCCCATGACGCTCCACTTGCTTACAACTCCAGTCACATGCTCAGAAAGGGAATaagccgagactgtgagcccgttgtcgggtagggaccgtctatgctgccgacttatacttcccaagcgcttagtacagtgctctgcacacagtaagggctcaataaatacgactgaatgaacgaacgaatgaatgaatgactgtgcctGACTCTCCAGAGATGAGTAGCCAGCCCAGACcccagactggaggaggaggagggaacctCAACAAACATGGGGGAAGAAGACCGGGCTCTCCCCACCCAGCATCTAAGCCTTTACCTCACCTAGAAGTGCCCAGCGCGGTCCACTTCCTTCCACCAGTACGTTCAGGAGAAACATTCAGAGCCCCCCTCCGCCCCTGACACCCAACCACCTGAGACAGCTATAGGCAGCGAGAGGAAACCAGGTTCGCTCAGCCCTCCGAGTACCGAGGGCTCTCCTTTCTCCGGAAGACACAATCAGTTGAGAGCTCTGTCCTCACACTCCCCATCCCGACGTGACTGGCAACAGTCCCTGGAGCCCTCAGGGTCTCAGCAGGAGACGCCCAGCCCAGAACTCCATCAGCCAGCTCTGGAGACAAGGCCCGAGGGGGCCGCTACTCCTCCACACTCCAGACATCTCAGAACTCCTgttggggagcggaaggaaggtTCCGCTCTTCATCCGCCGCCACCGCCCTACCATCATCTGAAACTAAACGGGGGCTACGACGTCCCTCCTTGGTTACGGTCACCGATTCCTAGGCCACCTTACAGCCCACCTGGTCCTCGGCGGAGGGGAGGAAAGCGCGGCCCTAGGCCGAGAATGATCTCGGCGTGGCACGAATCTGCCGCTGACCCTCTCGCCCCTTATTAGACAGGCGGCTTCCCGACCCCCGCTTTGCCAGGACGGACAGCCGCCGGAAGCCCCGCCTTCTGCTACCCAGATGCGTTTTCACGGTAGACCCGCCCCAGGCCCGCGCAGGTTGGCCGAGGCACAGAAAACCGTGCCTCCCGATCTTCCTCCCCATGACCACGCTCTCTCTGGAGGGGGCTGGGACCATCTGGGCGGGAGAGGGAGAGCGCCTGGGGATCGAGCCGGCTCTGATGCGGCCGGGGACGAGCCCCATCTCTACCCCCGGGTGAACCGGTCGGGGACCGGGAGGCGTGGAACACGGGGTCGAGGATTTTGTAGCCACGTTGGAAAATCTTGCAGTATCTTCCCGGCAGCCCCGCGCTCGGCGGGGAAGGGACGGGGGCTTCTCCCCGGGGCCATTTCCCTCGTCGCCAGGGGCCGGCAACTCCCTctggcagccccctccctcccttcccctcgcctctccggcggggaggggggctggccTTCACCTCTCTCTCCAGGGGGTctccccatcacacacacacacacccccctccccccgcctcacaCCACGATGGGCGTGTCGGAGAAGACCGAGCTGACGGAGTCCGGGTCGGACAGCTTCCGCCGGCCCTCGAGCCCTTCCGGCCCGGGCAGCGCGCCGCCGGGTTTCAGCTTGCCGTTCTGGCCCGGCCCGAGGCCCGCCGGCTCCAGGAAGGCCACGCGCCGGTCGAAGGCGCCGCCGTCCTTCCCGTCCCCGTCGCCGGGATCGTGGTTGGGGGTGGTGCTGAGCATGGAGGAGCTGAGGCTGTCCCCTCGGTGGCTGGCCGGCCCGTCCCCTCCCCGGCACCAGCAGCGGCAGGGCGTGAGGTACAGGTAGATGAGGACCAGGACGACGCTGAGGATGCAGCCCACCAGAGTGGTGTAGGCCGTGTTGAGGGTGTCGTGGGGCCTGTGCTGGGTGAAATTGTAGACGGTGACCTCCACGTACAGGGTCTCGTTGAAGGCCTCGCCCACGGCGTGGCAGGTGTAGGTGCCGCGGTCCTCGGCCCTCACGGGCTGGATCCGCAGGCTGCCGTCGGCCAGCACGGCGGCCGTGCCGTTGGCCGCCTGGCCCGGCACTCGCTCGCGGGCCGGGGTCACCCACTCCCTGGCGGCCCCCCCGCTGCCTGGCGTCGCAGCCGATGACCAGCGTGTCGCCCAGGTAGGCCTCCACGGCGCACTCCTTGAAGTCGCTGCAGTTGAGGAGGTCGGGCCCGCCCAGGCCGAGGACGCCGACGGTCCTCTtggcgggcggggccgggagggagcaGGCCAGGTCCTCCCTGAAGTCCACCACGGAGCTGAGCTCGCGCAGCTCCCAGTGCCGGAACAGCCGGTACAGCTCGCAGTCGCAGACCAGGGGGTTGCCGTGCAGGTAGAGGCCGTTCCTCAGCCAGGCCGGGAGCAGGCCCAGCTCGGCCAGCGGCAGGCTCTTGAGGTGGTTGGCGGACAGGTCCAGCAGGCTGAGCTCGGGCGGCTTGGCCCCGTCGCGGATCAGCTCCAGCGGGAAGCGGGAGATCTGGTTGCGGCTGAGGTAGAGGCGCCGCAGGCCGGCCGCCCCGTCGAAGGCGCTGCGGTCCACCTCGGCGATGTGGTTGTCGTAGAGCAGCAGCACCTCCAGCCTGGGCAGCTGGCTGAACAGCAGCTCGTCCAGGGCCCGCAGCCGGTTGGAGGACAGGTCCAGGTGGCGCAGGCCCGGCACGGGGGCGAAGGCCTCGCCGGAGATGAAGGCCAGCCGGTTGTGGCCCAGCAGCAGCGTGTGCAGGCGGGCCAGCCGCTGGCCCGTCCAGTCGGCGCGCAGCCGGCTCAGGTTGTTGTGGCTCAGGTCCAGCAGGGCCGCGTAGCGGGGCAGGTGCGCCGGGGCCGTCAGCAGCTCCCGCTTCGAGCAGCTCAGGATGTCGCTGGCGCACAGGCAGGCCGCCGGGCAGGGCGGGGCCGGCCGGaccgcccccggggcccccggcACCGACAGACACAGCCACAGCCACACCGCCCGGGGGCCCGCCATGGCGGACGCCGGCCGACGGGGGCCCGCTTCCCTCAggccgcgggggcgcgcgcggacgggggaggagggcggcgggcgcgcgcgcgcgcgtgagtgcgcgcgcgcgcgcgcccgccgccCTCCTCGTCCGcccccccgcgcgcgccccctgctGGGCCGCCTCCGAGAGGCCCCTCCGCTCCCCCcgccgactccctccctccctccctccctctcgttcaatccatcaatcaatcaatcaatcatcaatcgtatttatcgggcgctgactgggcgcagagcgctggacgaagcgcttgggaaggacgacttggcaacagagagaaacagtccctacccaacagtgggctcacagtctcaatcaatcaatcaatcaatcaatcaatcaatcaatcaatcatatttatcgggcgctgactgtgcgcagagcactgtacgaagcgcttgggaaggacaagttggcactcaatcaatcgtatttatcgagcgctgactgtgcgcagagcaccggactaagcgcttgggaaggacaagttggcaacatagagagacggtccctacccaccagtgggctcacagtctcaatcaaccagtcaatcaatgaatcaatcaatcgtatttatcgggcgctgactgtgcagagcactggactaagcgcttgggaaggacaagttggcaacatgtagagacaggccctacccaccagtgggctcacagtctcaatcaatcaatcaatcaatcaatcgtattcatagagcgctgactgggcgcagagcactggacgaagcgcttgggaaggacaagttggcaacatagagagacggtccctacccaccagtgggctcacagtctcaatcaatcaatcaatcaatcaatcatatttatcgggcgctgactgtgcgcagagcactggactaagcgcttgggaaggacaagtcggcaatcaatcaattgtatttatcgagcgctgactgtgcgcagagcactggactaagcgcttgggaaggacaagttggcaacatagagagacggtccctacccaccagtgggctcacagtctcaatcaatcagtcaatcaatcaatcaatcgtatttatcgggcgctgactgtgcagagcactggactaagcgcttgggaaggacaagttggcaacatagagagacagtccctacccgtcatcatcatcaatcgtatttattgagcgctgactgtgcgcagagcactgggctaagcgcttgggaaggacaagttggcaacagagagagacggtccctacccaccagtgggctcacagtctcaatcaatcaatcaatcaatcaatcaatcatatttatcgggcgctgactgtgcgcagagcactggacgaagcgcttgggaaggacaagttggcaacagagagagacggtccctacccaccagtgggctcacagtctcaatcaatcaatcaatcaatcaatcgtatttatcgggcgctgactgtgcagagcactggactaagcgcttgggaaggacaagttggcaacatagagagacagtccctacccgtcatcatcatcaatcgtatttattgagcgctgactgtgcgcagagcactgggctaagcgcttgggaaggacaagttggcaacagagagagacggtccctacccaccagtgggctcacagtctcaatcaatcaatcaatcaatcaatcaatcatatttatcgggcgctgactgtgcgcagagcactggacgaagcgcttgggaaggacaagttggcaacagagagagacggtccctacccaccagtgggctcacagtctcaatcaatcaatcaatcaatcaatcgtatttatcgagcgctgactgtgcgcagagcactggacgaagcgcttgggaaggacaagttggcaacatagagagacggcccctacccaccagtgggctcacagtctcaatcaatcaatcaatcaatcaatcgtattcatcgggcgctgactgtgcagagcactggactaagcgcttgggaaggacaagttggcaacatagagagacagtccctacccaacagtgggctcacagtctcaatcaatcaatcaatcaatcagtcgtgtttatcgagcgctgactgggcgcagagcactggacgaagcgcttgggaaggacaagttggcaacagagagagacggtccctacccaccagtgggctcacagtctcaatcaatcaatcaatcagtcaatcaatcaatcaatcgtatttattgggcgctgactgtgcagagcactggacgaagcgcttgggaaggacaagttggcaacagagagagacggtccctacccaccagtgggctcacagtctagaagggggagacagagaacaaaaccaaacgtattaacaaaataaaataaatagaatagatatgtacaatcaatcaatcagtcgtatttattgagcgctgactgtgcgcagagcactggactaagcgcttgggaaggacaagttggcaacatagagagacggtccctacccaccagtgggctcacagtctcaatcaatcaatcagtcaatcaatcaatcaatcgtatttatcaagcgctgactgtgtgcagagcactggactaagcgcttgggaagtacaagttggctatcaatcaattgtatttatcgagcgctgactgtgtgcagagcactggactaagcgcttgggaaggacgagtcggcaatcaatcaatcaatcgtatttattgagcgctgaactgtgtgcacagcactggactaagcgcttgggacgtacaagctggcaacatagagagacggtccctacccaacagtgggctcacagtctagaagggggagacagagaacaaaaccaaacatactaacaaaataaaataaatagaatagatatgtacaagtaatcaatcaatcgtatttattgagcgcttactgtgtgcagagcactgtactaagcgcttgggaagtccaagttggcaacatatagagatggtccctacccaacagtgggctcacagtctagaagggggagacagagaacaaaaccaaacatattaacaaaataaaataaatagaatagatatgtacaatcaatcaatcaatcgtatttattgagcactgactgtgtgcagagcactggactaagcgcttgggaagtacaagctggcaacatatagagacggtccctacccaacagcgggctcacagtctagaagggggaggcagagaacaaaacaaaacatattaacagaataaaataaatagaataaatatgtacaagtaaaataaataaaaagagcaataaatatgtacaaacatatataccatatatacaggtgctgtggggaggggaaggaggtaaggcaggggggctcacagtctagaagggggagacagagaacaaaacaaaagatattaaccaaataaaataaatagaataaatatgtacaagtaaaataaatagagtaataaaggtgtacaaacatacatacatatatacaggtgctgtggggaggggaagggaaggaggtaagggggggcgtttgttttgtcgtccgtctcccccttctagactgtgagcccgctgttgggtagggaccgtctctctatgttgccaacttgtccttcccaagcgcttagtacagtgctctgcacacagtcagcgctcaacagatacgattgattgattgattgatatatgttttgttttgttctctgcctcccccttctagactgtgagcccgctgttgggtagggaccatctctctatgttgccaacttggacttcccaagcgcttagtacaatatatgtatatatgtgtgaatgtatttattattctatttatttattttatttgtacacatttattcttatttattttatttcgttaatgtgttttgttctgtctcccccttctagactgtgagcccgctgttgggtaggcaccgtctctctatattgccaacttgtacttcccaagcgcttagtacaatatatgcttgtatgtatttattactctatttatttatttatttattttacttgtacatatttattctatttattttatttggttaatatgttttgttttgttgtctgtctcccccttctagactgtgagcctgctgttgggtagggactgtctctctatgtggccaacttggacttcccaagtgcttagtacaatatatgtatatatgtgtgtacgtatttattactctattcattaatttattttacttgtacatatttattctatttattttatttggttaatatgttttgttttgttctctgtctcccccttctagactgtgagcccgctgttgggtagggaccgtctctctgtgttgccaacttggacttcccaagcgcttagtacaatatatgtttgtacgtatttattactctatttatttattttacttgtacatatttattctatttattttattctgttaatatgttttgttttgttctctgtctcccccttctagactgtgagcccactgttgggtagggaccgtctctctattgtgccaacttgtacttcccaagcgcttagtacaatatatgtttgtacgtatttattactctatttatttattttacttgtacatatttattctatttattttatttggttaatatgttttgttttgttgttattctatttattttatttggttaatatgttttgttttgttgtctgtctcccccttctagactgtgagcctgctgttggggagagaccgtctctctatgttgccaacttgtacttcccaagcacttagtacaaaatatgtatatatgtttgcacgtatttattactctatttatttattttatttgtacctatttattcttatttattttatttggctaatatgttttattctgttctctgtctcccccttctagactgtgagccggctgttgggtagggaccgtctctatatgttgccgacttgtacttcccaagcgcttagtacagtgttctacacacagtatgcgctcaataaatatgattgaatgaatgaatgaaccaatgcttttctcctccccttccttctctctcctcgcCTCCCCCAgcagcctggcttgggagtcgggggtcacagggtctaattccggctccgccacttgtcagctgggtgacttggggcgagtcacttcacttctctgggcctcagggacctcagctggaaaatggggataataataataataataataatgatggtatttgttaagcgcttactatgtgcaaagcactgttctcagcgctgggtgaagactgagccccacgtgatcaccttgtaacttcctcagcgcttagaacagtgctttgcatatagtaagcgcttaataaatgacatcatcatatagtaagcgcttaaaaatgctattattattattattctctgtgcctcagtgacctcatctgtaaaatgaggattaagactgtgagccctatgtgggacaacctgatcaccttgtacccccccaccagcgcttagaagagtgcttcacatatagtaagtgcttaacaaatgcaattattattattattattattctctgtccctcaatgacctcatctgtaaaatgaggattaagactgtgagccccccgtgggacaacctgttcaccttgtaacctccccagcgcttagaacagtgctttgcacatagtaagcacttaataagtgccatcatcatatagtaagtgcttaacaaatgctattattattattattattattctctgagcctcagtgacctcatctgtaaaatggggattaagactgcgagccccacatgggacaaactgatcaccttgtaccccaccaccagcacttaggacagtgcttcacatatagtaagtgcttaacaaatgctattattattattattattattattattattctctatgcctcagtgacctcatctgtaaaatggggattaagactgtgagccctatgtgggacaatgtgatcaccttgtatccccccaccagtgcttagaacagtgcttcacgtatagtaagtgcttaacaaatgccattactattattattattattattctctatgcctcagtgacctcatctgtaaaatggggattaagactgcgagccccacgtggaacaacctgatcaccttgtatcctcccctcagcgcttagaacagtgcttcgcatatagtaagtgcttgcttgttcaagctctcatcctatcccgtctggcctactgcaccagcctcctctctgatctcccatcctcgtgtctctctccacttcaatccatacttcatgctgctgcctggattatctttgtccagaaacgctctgggcatatcactcccctcctcaaaaatctccagtggctaccaatcaatctgcgcatcaggcagaaactcctcaccctgggcttcaaggctgtccatcccctcgccccctcctacctcacctcccttctctccttctactgcccagcccgcaacctccgcttctccaccactaatctcctcaccgtacctcgttctcgcctgtcccgccgtcgacccccggcccacgtcatcccccgggcctggaatgccctccctctgcccatccgccaagctagctctcttcctcccttctaggccctactgagagctcacctcctccaggaggccttcccagactgagccccttccttcctctccccctcgtccccctctccatccccccatcttacctccctcccttccccacagcacctgtatatatgtatatatgtttgtacatattttttttactctatttatttatttatttaatttatttgtacatatctattctattttattttgttagtatgtttggttttgttctctgtctcccccttttagactgtgagcccactgttgggtagggactgtctctatatgttaccaatttgtacttcccaagcgcttagtacagtgctctgcacatggtaagcgctcaataaatacgattgatgatgatgatgaaatgccacTTCTTTCCAGAAAGCTGCCTTTAGGGGAGATGATCTGACTGCTGCAAAACAGGACAGCCTTCAGAATCCCCCTGAACCAAGCCCCTcctggggcaaggaggggaagaagagaacagTGCTGTCTGCAGCTCAAAGCAATAACCTTGGGGGACCCTTCTCCAGCAGGTCCCAGATTAAGCATGCCAGTGGGGTAAAAGCCTTTCAACCCTTTGTTTTCCTCCTATTGTCTCCTTGCAGTGTGggtccaaccccccccccccccccaccaaccctggGGGTGGGAGCCTCTCTGTTACCCTAGCTGTAGGCCTCTGATTAGTGCAGGCAATAAATAAAGCAAGCTAATTATCTCCCTGATTGCCGCTTGCCTCCGTTAACGAGATTGGGCTCGAACAGGCTGATACTATTCCAAGCAGACTTCCAGGGACAAAAATTTCCATTCTTCCCAGGAGTCTCAGAGGTGGTAGGAAGCGGGCAGCCTGAATTCCCGGCTCAgataccgccccccaccccccatccattTCAATCCGGGGCCTCTAACCCGTCTCCCGTTTggacaggtgggagagggagggaagagcggGAAGGGATTTTCCTTCTGAAAACCTGTCTTTTCGAGGAATATTATGTAGATCCAACTGCAGTCACTGGGGGCCACAAAATGTCCCAGCTTGAAAGACGTTCCAACATTTGAAAGTGAAGCATCTAAGAGAAAGTATTTGAGGAAGTTTAATTTTCCCAGAAGATCTCATTTCCAACCTATGTTTAGAGTCCTGCAGAGGCCTGGGTGAGGccaggtcagtacagtgctctgcacacagtaagtgctcaataaatatgattgattgaatggatgaataaatgttgggtagggaccgtctctatatgttcccaacttgtacttcccaagtgcttagtacagt
The sequence above is a segment of the Tachyglossus aculeatus isolate mTacAcu1 chromosome 7, mTacAcu1.pri, whole genome shotgun sequence genome. Coding sequences within it:
- the AMIGO1 gene encoding LOW QUALITY PROTEIN: amphoterin-induced protein 1 (The sequence of the model RefSeq protein was modified relative to this genomic sequence to represent the inferred CDS: deleted 1 base in 1 codon) translates to MAGPRAVWLWLCLSVPGAPGAVRPAPPCPAACLCASDILSCSKRELLTAPAHLPRYAALLDLSHNNLSRLRADWTGQRLARLHTLLLGHNRLAFISGEAFAPVPGLRHLDLSSNRLRALDELLFSQLPRLEVLLLYDNHIAEVDRSAFDGAAGLRRLYLSRNQISRFPLELIRDGAKPPELSLLDLSANHLKSLPLAELGLLPAWLRNGLYLHGNPLVCDCELYRLFRHWELRELSSVVDFREDLACSLPAPPAKRTVGVLGLGGPDLLNCSDFKECAVEAYLGDTLVIGCDARQRGAAREWVTPARERVPGQAANGTAAVLADGSLRIQPVRAEDRGTYTCHAVGEAFNETLYVEVTVYNFTQHRPHDTLNTAYTTLVGCILSVVLVLIYLYLTPCRCWCRGGDGPASHRGDSLSSSMLSTTPNHDPGDGDGKDGGAFDRRVAFLEPAGLGPGQNGKLKPGGALPGPEGLEGRRKLSDPDSVSSVFSDTPIVV